A region of the Mugil cephalus isolate CIBA_MC_2020 chromosome 23, CIBA_Mcephalus_1.1, whole genome shotgun sequence genome:
ACGCCATGTTGTCTTGGATCATGCTGACAAACTCCTGTGTTAATCCTCTGATTTATGCTCTGTTCTACCCCTGGTTTAGGAAAGCCATCAAATTAATCTTCACCCTCAGAATCCTGCAACCTCACTCACGGGAGGCTAAGATCCTGTAGACAAGGGTGAAATCATTGTGGAACCAAAAACCTATTAATCCGTTCCAAACTGTACTGaactcttccagagcacgtTGTTGCAGCCTGTGACACTGAAATGCTTCtttctaaattattttataCTATACTATCACTTGTGAAGCACATGGGTTGAGAACAGAGACGAATATAAAGCAGTTAAAGAATATTACTCTCATTATTGTGACTGCTACACCACGACTTTCTGCGTATCAAACCTGGCTTAGACGACCTTTTGCTTTAAATGTCTGAGTGAATGAAACACTGTGTGCACTATAGTGacaaatataaagcaaaatgaagATGGTTAAAAATAATTTAGCTATTCTCTTTGAGtggaaaaatgtaaaagaaattaTGTGAATGTCTTGGAAAAAGCCAAATGacagataatttttttttctatctctgccatgtttaatttacttgcttgtttttttctcttgctgCTAGTGTGTAATAACTGTAATATTGTAATATTAAATGCTagataattgtgtttttcttcttttttttttatctctgccatgtttaatttacttgcttgtttttttctcttgctgCTAGTGTGTAATAACTGTAATATTGTAATATTAAATGCTagataattgtgtttttcttctttttttttatttctgccatGTTTAAGTTGCTTTTCACAAAAACCTTTCAACCACAATCGCGGTTGTTACGTATAAATTTGAATGTTAGTAACTATGAAGGATTGATTTCATGAATACAGCCCTGTGACACGGATACATCTGAGAGaccccaaataaataaatattcaagtCAAATAACTGTAAACCCAAAAATATGAACAACCTTGGACTTTAAAGACCTCTGCTCAAATTACACCTAATGAAAATATAATGGAAATGTGGTTATATTGTAACCTCAGTTCTCTGAGTGACTGAGAGACCAtcttccctctcccttttttttttttttttttttttttacatgtaagGGTGAGTATACAGATTGAAAATGATTTGCTATTTGTATGAGCCACCCATAGAGATAGATTGTGGACCTGATCACCATGaggcgttcctgctttgagtgggTGAAAGGACTGAATTAGAGCACCGGGTAAATGTGGAGGGGGAAGAGAAAGTAAATGCATGAAGCTCAAAGGTCTTctcattttttgtctttgtttaatctgaacatttaaatgcaggAATATTGATACTACATGATCGtccagaatgaatgaatgaaccgTTTGCAGCTcttgctagcctcccagctaaaagtcaTTTCCTACATTTGAATCATtaatatacagtggtggaaaaaagctTTCAAACACCCAATGCATTTGTAAAATactgcattaagaatcactcttagttCTTCAAGTGCAACTTCTTTTATGACAGTCACAGGCAAAATACtgaacaaatcctaaaacagccattacaAACTTAAAAATTGATTAGTTGCataaaaataagtaagaaaTTTTGAGtgttgggtcattttggtagcAGTGATCAACTAATGAAGGccctgctttttattaaaagacacatttttctgttgccgtgcttcatgtctatataaagccagaacattttaaagttcttcagagactaaaatggctaaaacaaggaacatAACGCAGGAAACagcagctttatcttcctccttcTAATgagaaggccaggccaagcattATCTCCAAGCAttatgtacagtacctactgtcaaacatggtggaggcagcatcatggtttggatgcatgagtgctgctggtgttggtcaccTCACTGTCTGTGgtggcacattgaactctgccaaatattgcgccattctccaaacccacgtGCTCCCTTCAGCAGGTGCTCTGTTCTGtcgaggtccaaactggatgtttcaacgaGATAATGCCCCTTGTCACaaatccaggaccagtagaacttggctgcaggagcaaagtatccaggtcttagtgGTCAGatcaatccctggacatgagccccactgaaaatctgtggtggattattaAAACGtctgttttaaaatgcaaactAAACAATTTAGAAatagtagtaattcaagaagaatggcaCAAAATCAGCCCttaacagtgtgaaaggctcatgCCAGCCACATGCTAGTTTGGTTCATCTCGCTTTCTCctgcacaaatatttcatgataatatttgagattgagtaaaattttaagggtgtccgaAAAACTTTGTTTCCACCACTGTaggctactgccacctgctggtatggagggTTAAATCTTTTCAGGCAGTCGGCCTTAGTTGCTGGCAGTTTTGTTTCGTTGGTTTGGCGTGACAACATGTTAAGTTGTAATTATGTGTATTGGTTGCTCACACTGATAGTTAACATTTAGTATTTAGCCTGTGACAGAGTGACTGTCTGAGTGGATTTACTCAAACTGAATTTCCCTGTGTTAAAGTACTGTTAAATAAAGTGGTACTAATAATACTAAACAGAACAGAATTGACGAATATTGATGAAGTAAAAGAATAAGTTGCATCAGACCATCACAGAAGATGGGAGGGGTGTCTGAAGacgataaataaatgaagtgccTGAAGTCGGGTCAGTGTtctctactcctcctccttgatGGACGACTCGGTGTCTCCCCCGCTCTGCTTCCCTAACCTCAACTCCTCCTGCAGGCGGATGCTGCGACCCCGCTCCGAGACCGTCCTCCTCTACACCCTGCTGGCCTCGGCGTCGGCGCTCACCGTGGCGCTCAACCTCCTCGTCGTGGTCTCCATCTCCCACTTCCGGCAGCTCCACACCCCCACCAACGCCCTGCTCCTGTCCCTGGCTGTGTCTGACGTGGTGGTGGGGCTGCTGGTGATGCCCGTGGAAGGTCTGCGCCACATGGAGACGTGCTGGCTCCTGGGGAGGCTCATGTGCGCCGTGACTCCTTACGTTTCTTACTGCCTCCTCTCCGCCTCTTTAGGGAACATGGTGCTCATATCTATAGACCGCTATGTTGCCATCTGTGACCCACTGCTGTACTCCtctaaaataacactgaacagGGTTAAATTCTTTATTGGCGTCACTTGGGTCTGTTCTGTCGTCTACAACGGGCTGATTCTAATGCCCCACTTAGGGCGACCAGACAGGTTCAGCTCCTGTCATGGGGAGTGTGTGGTGGTCATCAGCCACATCTCGGGGACCGTCGACCTGTTCGTCACCTTTGTGGGCCCCTGCGCCGTCATGGTCGTCCTTTACGTTAGGGTGTTTGCCGTTGTTGTGTCTCAGATCCGCGTCATTCGCATGCGCGTGGCAGCCAACGCCGCGAGAACGGCTCCGGCCGCTCAGAGCTCGGAGAAAAAAGCGGCCAGGACTCTGGGGATTGTGATCGCCGTGTTTCTATTGTGCTTCTGCCCGTATTACTACCCCGCCTTTGCGGGCGCAGACACCTCAAACAGCTTGTCCTACTTCGCGGCTTTGTCTTGGATCATGCTGACAAACTCCTGTGTTAATCCTCTGATTTATGCTCTGTTCTACCCCTGGTTTAGGAAAGCCATCAAATTAATCTTCACCCTCAGAATACTGCAGCCTCACTCACGGGAGGCTAAGATCCTGTAGACAAGGGTGCATTGAGTTAATCATTTAGGACTGGAAATGTTTGACAAGTTCATTGCACTTGTGTTTTGCACTGTAAATCTGCGCTGCTATTAGTTCATAAGCATCAGgaacacacaaaaagcaaataCATGCAACGTATCAGTGAGTTAATCTATGTAAACATACTATATTACTACTGCTTTAGAAACAATTTAGAAATAACTTACTTACCACAGTAGGCCAGTGAAGTTTTTATTCTATTCATTATTATGCGGGTTTTGCGGGACCCGTATCTGCATTTATATTATATCTGTATGGAGCATAACTGTAAGTAGCTGTCCGACCAAATTAGCCATTCATTATTgaatatatatagacacacacacacacatatatattcttgttgtggctttaaaaacaataatatctGGATTTTCTGATGAGTATCAGAAGCCTCTCCAACTTTGCTACTTTATCATTAGCTTAATTTTTTCTCCCACTATAACATCCATAATTGTCTCGTTAAGATTTTTTATGTGGTTTTACCCCCGTTTCTTCAAAGTGCCTTCACAGATTTGaactattttaatattaaagcGGACTGTCCGAGAATGATAAAGTCAAATGTACTAAAAATCGTAATAGTGAAGAATTGTAATTGACATTTACAGCCCTAAGCTGCTGCATGTAGTAATGTTTTAAAAGAGACTTCCAGCACTTACTGACAATATTATGATTATGTGAAGGTTAACAAGGCCTGTTTCCTGCATGAATTCATAAATCGGCACAGATTAAAGCCTTGTAAATAAAAGGTGAGTCGTTTATTGTAATTTCAACAAGCTTAAAGGTAATACAGCTTCatactatatgtatatatatatatgtatgtattaatTACGGAGAGTTCActatttgttatgttttgaaTTTGTGTCTCGTCTCCCAATAAACATAGTCTCTGGGACATTGGTATGTCCCTTCCCAGCTAAGTTGTTAAATTGCCTATgactttttttccagaaaggtTGAATGCCTGGACATTCCCAGATGCAATGAGTCAGTGTTCTGATGTTGTCCTGGCATTTCCAACAAAGGTTATTTGTCATTAAGTCTGGTCTATAAAGTCTTTGGGTTGCCCAGTAAACCTGATGTATTTCCCATCACTGACTACAGTCTCCAGCCGCTTCTCAGGCTCAGCCCATTATGTGATTTTCTACACTAAATCGTATCCTTGTGGTAAAAAGTCAGTCTTTGAACAGACGTGgagaaatgaattaaattttttCTGAGTGATTCAATAGCTCCTTAATACGTCATactcataatttaaaaaacatttactttcactCTATACAAGACGTAAAAGCAACTTGGCTCACTACCCTCTGTGAAGCTGCAGTGTCATCATCCGTGCCAGCAGGGGGAAGTGTTGCACTAATAATGTCTGACAGCTACCGCTGATAGAGTTAGCTTTTagctgctaaaaaaaatgaCCCTGAGCTGCTGCTTCTGACGCCTCCACATTTCCGTATGATATTAACACTTAATTAACATCTATTTAAAACATGCTGCGGACGCTGTGTCGGGCCGGTGGGAGCGTTTTAAAGGTAAAGACCCTGTTTACCAGGTAGTGACACAGTCTTACTGTGCTAGCTGAAAGAGGCTAACTAGCTGGCTAAGAGGGGAGCATTAGCCGGTGaagtttttattctatttattattatgcGGGTTTTGCGGGACCCGTATCTGCATTTATATTATCTGTATGGAGCATACCTGAAAGTAGCTGTCCGACCAAATCAGCCATTcattattgaaaataaataaataaatagataaataatatatatatattcttgttttggctttgaaaaacaatatttggTTTTTTGGTTAGCAAATTTGGAACAGAGGATATGATATTTGGCTATAACAATGAGAAggttattttttccattttcctaaTAGTACATGCTGAATATTTAAgttaaatgatgaatgaaaatgatgtTTCATTTACACAAAAAGAGTAAAGTATGATATATTCATACGTATGATATATACGTCATCAGATTTGTCTTgactattttaaaacaaaccacTCATATTATTTGTaatacattttgaaatacaCAATATCTCTCTGAATAATACGTCTGATTAGTGGTTTTATCACATCAACATGTGTCATCAGGAATCAACCTTGGAATAATGCAGTTATTATTGAATATGTATTGTAATCAAGGCAGTTCAGGTGTGACAGTATTTACAAGCATCACTTACGGTTTAATGAGCATTtatcttaaatataaataaatctgcttaAAACTTGAACACGTTTTAAGAGAATACACATGAGCTGAGTTGtgcatcgtgtgtgtgtgtgtcccagcAGACAGTTcccagactgtgtgtgtgcccaGCCCAGCGGCGTTGGGCTTCCCGCTTACCTCTCAACACCGTGGTCCTGTTTGTGCCACAGCAAGAGGCCTGGGTGGTGGAGAGGATGGGACGATTCCACCGCATCTTAGAGCCGGTATTTCTAATTTCAGGCTATTCTTTAACTTTAACAGCATCAAGCCCTCAACGttcatatatgtgtatatatatatatatatatatatacatatatatacaaacatatgtatatatacacacatacacatacatatatatatatatacatacatacatacatacgtatatatacatacatacatacacgcaTACATacgtatatacatacatacatacatacatacgtatatacatacatacatacatacatacatacatacgtatatacatacatacatacatacatacgtatatatatacatacatacatacatacgtatatatatacatacatacatacatacgtacatacatacgtacatacatacatacgtacatacatacatacatacatacatacgtacatacatacatacgtacatacatacgtacatacatacgtacatacatacgtacatacatacgtacatacatacgtacatacgtacatacatacatacgtacatacatacgtacgtacgtacatacatacgtacgtacgtacatacatacgtacatacgtacgtacgtacatacatacgtacatacgtacgtacgtacatacatacgtacatacgtacgtacgtacatacatacgtacatacgtacgtacgtacgtacatacgtacatacgtacgtacgtacgtacatacatacatacatacgtacgtacgtacatacatacatacgtatgtacgtacatacatacatacgtatgtacgtacatacatacatacgtatgtatatacatacatacatacgtatgtatatacatacatacatacatacatacatacgtacgtatatacatacatacatacatacatatatacatacatacatacatatgtatatacatatatatatatatatataaatgtcaaCTCTTGTTTGTTCTCACAGGGTCTGAACTTCCTTATTCCAATACTTGACCGAATTCGTTACGTGCAAAGCCTTAAAGAGATCGTTATCGACATCCCTGAGCAGTCGTCCGTATCCCTCGGTAAAACCTGTGAATATGTGCGTTCAGAATCGATTTGGTGAATGATTAGAACAGCTGTATGACCGGGTGTTTTACCTCGTTCCAGATAATGTGACGCTGGAGATTGACGGAGTCCTGTTTTTGAGAATCTTGGATCCTTTTAAGGTACGTTGAAGTCTGAGAGTTTCACGCCATTAAATATTCCACTAAAAATACAGACGGGCCTGATCAGATTAAATGAGAACACTCGTTTCAGATCtgcattaaataaatagtttgaatcTGAATCCCTGAACAGAATCGTTGAAGGTTAATTGCGTTTCAGCCAGCAGATGGCACCAGCTAGTCGTCTTTGTCTTGAAGCCGCCTCACTGAGCCTGATCACTTCTGTCCTCTCGCAGGCTAGTTACGGTGTAGAAGACCCAGAGTATGCAGTGACTCAACTGGCACAAACCACAATGCGCTCAGAACTGGGCAAACTCACACTGGATAAAGTGTTCAGGGTACGTCCGCACCGCTCCACGCTCATTACATCATATAACAGTTCAGCACCTTGAACCTGCTGCCTCTTTGCTCTTCAAGGAAAGGGAGTCTCTTAATTTCAACATCGTCGAGCACATCAACCAGGCGTCAGACGAGTGGGGAATCCGCTGCCTGCGCTACGAAATCAAAGACATACAAGTTCCACCTCGCGTTAAAGAGTCAATGCAGATGCAGGTAACGCGCAGAGATGAATAATGACGAGTTGCGCCCAACCGCAAGGGTGATTTTAGGATTATCGTGTTCCCCTTGAAGGATGCTATGTTGTGCTTGTGTTTCCTGcggaggtggaggcggagcGCAGGAAGAGGGCGACGGTGCTGGAGTCGGAGGGGACGCGCGAGGCGGCGATCAACGTCGCGGAGGGCCGCAAGCGCTCGCAGATCCTCGCCTCGGAGGGAGAAAAGGCCGAGCAGATCAACAGAGCGGCCGGTTGGTGCACTTCACATCGAAATTAGAGGAAGCCGCTGGGAGTTTTCCACGGACTCGGTTACGTGCGTGTATCATGTGATGTAATTGAAGGTTTCGCTAACTTGGGACTCAAGCCGTCATTACACCGAATCCACAAAGCATTTAATTACGTGCCAGCACTCTGTGTATAACACCACACAAGGAACATGACACAAGAGGTCATTGAAAATGAGAGGACGCTAAAGCCTAAAATCTGAAACCATTGTTGTCTGTAGGTGAGGCCCAAGCTGTGTTGGCCAAAGCAGAAGCCAAATCTGAGGCCATCCGTCTGCTGTCGGGGGCTTTGGCGGAACAGGTATTAAAAACGGAATTACTGACTCATTAGAACGCGACGGGAAGTTTGCTTTAGCTGGAACTTTGCGGTGTGTGTTCTCGGCAGAACGGAGGCGCGGCCGCCTCGCTGAGCGTCGCCGAGCAGTACGTGTCGGCCTTCTCCAAACTGGCCAAGGAGTCCAACACGGTCCTCCTGCCGTCCAGCACCGGGGACGTCAGCAGGATGGTCTCGCAGGTATGCGAGGCTTTTAAAACGACCAAAGGGGGAAGGAGGTTTCGGGTTTGCCGAGAGGTAGACGACGTCATTGTCCGACGGCGCCTTTACGCTGTTTCCACATTACGGTTGCCTCATTCATCCGCGGGCAAAACATactattaaaaatgcatgaattCTGACTTCCTGCTGCACGGGTGGTGACGCTTCCTGTTCTTCTGCCCTCAGGCCATGACCATTTACAGCACTCTATCCCAGCCGAGGCTAAAAGCCGACCAGACAGAGGAGCCGATTGAGGAGCCTTCAGTGCATTCAGCTCGGTAGCTGAAAAGAGAGGAAGCGCTCTTCCACAGATACGGAGCACAATGACTCTGCTGTTCGGGCTCCTTTACTGTCTGGCCCGCTGCTGAGGACAGGATGTGCAGAGAGACCACTCGCTAAACTGAGATCACGCCGAGGAAGGACGGCGGGGAAAAAGAGCAACTTGGTGTGCTTTTGTTGGCTGATGTGAATTCTAACCGTGACGTTGAACAGAGAACGTACACCactaagaaataaaacaccgCAAATGTCAGGTTCACGCTTCATGTTTCAGATTTGTCGGGGattgatttcatgttttaatcatGCTCTTTTCTGCTGAGGATCACGCGATACGTGACCGCAAACATTTCCGTCCCGTATGGAGGCTTCCCCGTTAGATTGGTTTGACTCCCATGTGTCCAGACAGGCTCGGCAGCGTTTCCGCGAACCGACGCGCGATTTCCGAGAGGAGCTGAAGCTATCGTGGTTCTACATCTTCAGCTAGTTCCTTCGAGCGCCTCGCGTTCTAGTTTCCCTTTGAACCACCTGTTTCAGTGACGTTTATTTGGATTTACAGCCAGACTAGATTAAAAAGTTTAGACTTCCGCTCATGTTTTTTACAACCGTTCTCATTATCAGACGGCGAGCATCTTCCCTCGCACACATTCGCTCGAGATGTAAGACAAAGCCGTTTGTATCGCACGAGACAAACGTCCTTTCCCCCTCTCATCTCCCGGAGCTCACATGATGAAATGGAGAGAGCAATGACTGGAATGTGGAATTCGGTCGTGCGGATTTCGACACATAAAGCGCGCTGCAAGCAGCCACTTGCCGCCGCGGccgcgcgcgtgcgtgcgtcTTTAATCCTTGCGAGACTGGCAGCGACTAGCCCAAAAATCGGATGTTTTCTCATTCAAGCGTTTCCCAGACACACCTCTTTCTCGCCCCTCCTCTCCGGCCTCCGCTGCGtcgtccccccccccgccccccaacacacacagtctgttttgtctgtcccataatttattttacagttgcCGGTAACTGCAGGAGaggataaaaaaagattttataatttaaattaaatggaaagctccttctgcttcttcttcttccccctcctcctccccctcctcctcctcctcctcctcctccgtgacACACATGCCCACAGCCTGGGGGCA
Encoded here:
- the LOC125000550 gene encoding stomatin-like protein 2, mitochondrial isoform X2, translating into MLRTLCRAGGSVLKTVPRLCVCPAQRRWASRLPLNTVVLFVPQQEAWVVERMGRFHRILEPGLNFLIPILDRIRYVQSLKEIVIDIPEQSSVSLDNVTLEIDGVLFLRILDPFKASYGVEDPEYAVTQLAQTTMRSELGKLTLDKVFRERESLNFNIVEHINQASDEWGIRCLRYEIKDIQVPPRVKESMQMQVEAERRKRATVLESEGTREAAINVAEGRKRSQILASEGEKAEQINRAAGEAQAVLAKAEAKSEAIRLLSGALAEQNGGAAASLSVAEQYVSAFSKLAKESNTVLLPSSTGDVSRMVSQAMTIYSTLSQPRLKADQTEEPIEEPSVHSAR
- the LOC125000556 gene encoding trace amine-associated receptor 13c-like, giving the protein MDDSVSPPLCFPNLNSSCRRMLRPRSETVLLYTLLASASALTVALNLLVVVSISHFRQLHTPTNALLLSLAVSDVVVGLLVMPVEGLRHMETCWLLGRLMCAVTPYVSYCLLSASLGNMVLISIDRYVAICDPLLYSSKITLNRVKFFIGVTWVCSVVYNGLILMPHLGRPDRFSSCHGECVVVISHISGTVDLFVTFVGPCAVMVVLYVRVFAVVVSQIRVIRMRVAANAARTAPAAQSSEKKAARTLGIVIAVFLLCFCPYYYPAFAGADTSNSLSYFAALSWIMLTNSCVNPLIYALFYPWFRKAIKLIFTLRILQPHSREAKIL
- the LOC125000550 gene encoding stomatin-like protein 2, mitochondrial isoform X1 — its product is MLRTLCRAGGSVLKQTVPRLCVCPAQRRWASRLPLNTVVLFVPQQEAWVVERMGRFHRILEPGLNFLIPILDRIRYVQSLKEIVIDIPEQSSVSLDNVTLEIDGVLFLRILDPFKASYGVEDPEYAVTQLAQTTMRSELGKLTLDKVFRERESLNFNIVEHINQASDEWGIRCLRYEIKDIQVPPRVKESMQMQVEAERRKRATVLESEGTREAAINVAEGRKRSQILASEGEKAEQINRAAGEAQAVLAKAEAKSEAIRLLSGALAEQNGGAAASLSVAEQYVSAFSKLAKESNTVLLPSSTGDVSRMVSQAMTIYSTLSQPRLKADQTEEPIEEPSVHSAR